One segment of Paenibacillus rhizovicinus DNA contains the following:
- a CDS encoding GNAT family N-acetyltransferase: protein MNNDLKIDHRTTDRWDEAAWASAEPIYEEAFPEHGRKNKPIVRRMFERGICTLHSWHQGSETIAMALTAYDARTALLVIDYIAVRRSRQRSGVGRRCIGDMREWAVRTMPGCLGMVIEVEADESEENAGRIRFWQQTGFRLTAYVHAYVWVPETYRAMYLPFDDDEPLLAGDDGRTLFKAITRYHERAYRSK from the coding sequence ATGAACAATGACTTGAAGATCGATCACCGGACGACCGATCGATGGGACGAAGCGGCATGGGCTTCGGCGGAACCGATTTATGAGGAAGCGTTCCCCGAACACGGCCGGAAAAACAAACCGATCGTTCGCCGGATGTTCGAACGCGGAATTTGCACGCTGCATTCCTGGCATCAAGGCAGCGAAACGATCGCAATGGCTCTGACCGCCTATGATGCCCGCACCGCGCTGCTGGTGATCGATTATATTGCCGTGCGGCGTTCCCGCCAGAGAAGCGGCGTCGGGCGCCGCTGCATCGGCGACATGCGGGAGTGGGCGGTCCGAACGATGCCGGGATGCCTCGGGATGGTCATCGAAGTCGAGGCCGACGAGAGCGAGGAGAATGCCGGCCGTATTCGATTCTGGCAGCAAACCGGCTTTCGGCTCACCGCCTACGTGCACGCCTATGTCTGGGTTCCCGAGACGTACCGGGCCATGTACTTGCCGTTTGACGATGATGAACCGCTGCTGGCCGGCGATGACGGCAGAACGCTGTTCAAAGCGATCACGCGCTACCATGAACGGGCTTATCGTTCGAAATAG
- a CDS encoding ABC transporter permease, giving the protein MTEPHLTFWDFIDYVQRNWGMLLGYLYQHIVMVLTGVGLAFLVGVPLGAICTRNRALARIILAVMNVLQVVPSLAMLVLLLLIMGLGSTTVVVGLFLYSLNPIVRNTYIGLQQINPSYVEAGRGVGMSTMQILFQIRFPLALTYIMTGLRISAVIAIGVATIAPLVGGSGLGREIYAGINNGNSLRIFAGAVPAALLAIVADIVLGTLQRMLKPDRKRSRNVLPPTPKAQG; this is encoded by the coding sequence ATGACGGAACCACATCTAACGTTTTGGGATTTTATCGATTATGTGCAGCGGAACTGGGGGATGCTGCTCGGCTATCTTTATCAGCATATCGTAATGGTGCTTACCGGCGTCGGGTTGGCTTTTCTCGTCGGCGTTCCTCTGGGAGCGATCTGTACGCGCAATCGCGCGCTGGCTCGCATTATTCTGGCCGTGATGAACGTGTTGCAGGTTGTTCCAAGCTTGGCCATGCTGGTACTGCTCTTGCTGATCATGGGACTCGGGTCAACCACGGTCGTCGTCGGACTGTTTCTCTATTCGCTTAATCCCATCGTTCGGAATACTTACATCGGACTGCAACAGATCAATCCAAGCTATGTGGAAGCAGGGCGGGGCGTCGGCATGAGTACCATGCAAATTTTGTTCCAGATTCGCTTTCCGCTCGCGCTGACGTACATCATGACCGGCTTGCGAATTTCCGCCGTGATCGCGATCGGCGTTGCTACCATCGCTCCGCTCGTAGGCGGAAGCGGGCTCGGACGGGAAATCTATGCGGGCATCAATAACGGCAATTCCCTGCGGATCTTCGCGGGAGCCGTGCCCGCGGCGCTGCTTGCGATCGTCGCCGACATCGTGCTGGGCACGCTGCAGCGTATGCTGAAGCCGGATCGGAAGCGGTCAAGGAACGTCCTTCCGCCGACGCCGAAAGCGCAAGGCTAA
- a CDS encoding sensor histidine kinase, producing the protein MSEIERFFETHQDTIVANWIHRMDMAYHRQYNLDALRLRGLFFIDIIADIHIPIEQHRRYKGYEQWCEELFQNNIPINHILQGSLFFREAFLETISEFDVERSELVRIIASVASRLDAFVLTIYQYFWDHVRGKIEQQNKMIEDMHADKLNLIGKMASSMAHEIRNPLTTINGFVALIRKALPATGQDAVKKYLDIIDHEFQNIEQQIKGFLSFSRKPIADEEYTSAQLNLLIEKTLLLVNPLLLNENIELNLNRQDGLQILIQEASVIQVFSNLLNNAIDALREKKDDRRIVVQTYSEDTHAYVKITNNGPEIPREIQQKLFDPFVTGKTDGTGLGLAICKQIVERNNGAITFETSRDATSFIVRFSRLMES; encoded by the coding sequence ATGAGCGAAATCGAACGTTTTTTCGAAACGCATCAGGATACCATTGTCGCCAATTGGATCCACCGAATGGATATGGCTTATCATCGGCAATATAACTTGGATGCACTGCGGTTAAGAGGGTTGTTCTTCATCGACATCATTGCCGATATCCATATTCCAATAGAACAGCATCGCCGTTATAAGGGATACGAGCAATGGTGCGAAGAGTTGTTTCAGAACAATATTCCGATCAACCATATCCTGCAAGGCTCCTTATTCTTCCGTGAAGCATTCCTGGAGACGATCTCCGAATTCGACGTCGAACGTTCCGAATTAGTCCGTATTATTGCGAGCGTGGCTTCCAGACTCGACGCCTTCGTCCTAACGATCTATCAATATTTCTGGGATCATGTGCGAGGCAAGATCGAACAGCAGAATAAAATGATCGAGGATATGCACGCCGATAAATTGAATTTAATCGGCAAGATGGCGTCCAGCATGGCCCATGAGATCCGCAATCCGCTCACAACGATCAATGGTTTCGTCGCGCTCATACGTAAAGCATTGCCTGCGACCGGGCAGGATGCAGTCAAGAAATATTTGGACATCATCGATCATGAGTTCCAGAATATCGAGCAGCAAATCAAGGGATTCCTTAGTTTCTCGCGCAAACCGATCGCCGATGAAGAATACACGTCCGCGCAGTTGAATTTGCTGATCGAGAAGACGCTGCTGCTCGTGAACCCGCTGCTGCTGAACGAGAATATCGAATTGAACCTGAATCGGCAGGATGGGCTCCAGATCCTGATTCAAGAGGCTTCAGTCATTCAGGTGTTTTCCAATCTGCTGAATAATGCCATCGATGCGCTGCGCGAGAAGAAGGATGACCGGCGCATCGTGGTGCAAACCTATTCCGAAGACACGCATGCCTACGTGAAAATAACGAATAACGGACCTGAAATCCCGCGCGAAATCCAACAGAAACTGTTCGATCCGTTCGTCACGGGCAAAACCGACGGTACCGGCCTGGGTCTTGCGATCTGCAAGCAAATCGTGGAACGCAACAACGGAGCGATCACGTTCGAAACGAGCCGGGATGCGACTTCTTTCATCGTGCGCTTCAGTCGTTTAATGGAATCATAA
- a CDS encoding ABC transporter ATP-binding protein, whose product MIVMNNVNKVYADGYQALKNINLEFKQGELTVLIGPSGCGKSTTMRMINHLVTPTSGSILINGKDTREMDPVELRRGIGYVIQSIGLFPHMTIGRNVGVVPRLKKWPAGRIDQRVDELLKLVGLDPATYRDRYPSELSGGQQQRIGVIRAFAADPDIILMDEPFSALDPISREQLQDEIVRLQQELHKTIIFVTHDMDEALKIADRIVLMKSGEVVQADTPERILRHPANEFVESFIGQKRLHQEEEEHLYGSPTVNEVMVNQPVTSYPNRGLAEAIRIMERRKVDTLFIIDRQRQLKGIVSIFKVLEHYGEENITVADVMQPVSYFVRSGSLLSESVEMMSQNQLSNLAVIDDHDRLVGLITRGSIVRHLAEIHPTPAEED is encoded by the coding sequence ATGATTGTCATGAACAACGTGAATAAGGTTTACGCAGATGGATATCAAGCATTGAAGAATATCAATCTTGAATTTAAACAGGGCGAATTAACCGTCCTGATCGGCCCGAGCGGCTGCGGAAAATCTACGACGATGAGAATGATCAACCATCTCGTCACTCCGACCAGCGGCTCGATATTGATTAACGGCAAAGATACGCGCGAGATGGATCCCGTCGAGCTGCGGCGCGGCATCGGCTATGTCATTCAAAGCATCGGCTTGTTTCCTCATATGACAATCGGGCGCAATGTCGGGGTCGTCCCCCGGTTGAAGAAATGGCCGGCCGGCCGAATCGATCAACGGGTCGACGAGCTGTTGAAGCTAGTCGGACTGGACCCTGCAACGTACCGGGACCGTTATCCTTCCGAACTGAGCGGCGGCCAGCAGCAGCGTATCGGCGTCATTCGCGCGTTCGCGGCGGATCCGGATATCATCCTCATGGACGAACCGTTCAGCGCGCTCGACCCGATCAGCCGCGAGCAGCTGCAGGACGAGATCGTAAGGCTGCAGCAAGAGCTGCACAAGACCATTATCTTCGTCACGCATGATATGGATGAAGCGCTCAAGATCGCGGACCGGATCGTCCTCATGAAGAGCGGCGAAGTTGTCCAAGCCGACACGCCGGAGCGGATATTGCGCCACCCGGCCAATGAATTCGTGGAGTCCTTCATCGGCCAGAAGCGGCTGCATCAGGAAGAGGAGGAGCATCTCTACGGCAGCCCTACCGTAAACGAAGTCATGGTGAACCAGCCCGTAACGTCTTATCCGAACAGGGGACTGGCCGAAGCCATCCGCATTATGGAACGACGGAAGGTCGACACGCTGTTTATCATTGACCGTCAGCGGCAGCTGAAAGGGATCGTATCGATTTTCAAAGTGCTGGAGCATTACGGGGAGGAAAATATTACGGTGGCCGACGTGATGCAGCCCGTGAGTTATTTCGTGCGCAGCGGCTCCTTGCTGTCCGAATCGGTCGAGATGATGAGCCAAAACCAGCTGTCCAATTTAGCCGTCATCGATGACCACGACCGGCTTGTCGGACTGATTACGAGGGGCAGCATCGTGCGCCATTTGGCGGAGATACACCCTACCCCCGCGGAGGAGGATTAA
- a CDS encoding glycine betaine ABC transporter substrate-binding protein: MIIKRTQTILLLGLCAMMMILSACGTGSTFTIGAQTFTETKILAEMYKALIEDQTDVKVDIIPDLASSPVVLQAMKRNDLQMGTLYSGEIFNNHFPIQPTKDRKQVLAQAQAGFNKYYDFDWMDPLGFENTYAFTVREDLAKAKGYETISDIQADASTMRLGVDTSWLERPTDGYPAFSKYYGITFGKTYPMELSLVYNAVAQNQVDIVLAYSTDSRLKAYNLKTLKDDKQFFPPYDASPVIRNDAAKKYPEAVKAVSALIGTIDAQTMIGLNYEVDIEKKSEREVAIAYLKRVGLLKS, from the coding sequence ATGATTATTAAACGGACCCAAACGATATTGCTGCTCGGATTGTGCGCGATGATGATGATCCTCAGTGCATGCGGCACAGGATCCACATTCACGATCGGCGCGCAAACCTTTACCGAAACCAAAATTTTAGCCGAAATGTACAAAGCGTTAATCGAAGACCAAACGGATGTCAAAGTGGATATCATTCCGGATCTTGCTTCGAGCCCGGTCGTTCTGCAGGCCATGAAACGAAATGATTTGCAGATGGGCACGTTGTATTCCGGCGAAATTTTCAATAATCATTTCCCGATTCAACCGACCAAGGACCGCAAGCAGGTGCTGGCGCAGGCGCAAGCCGGTTTCAATAAATATTACGACTTCGATTGGATGGATCCGCTCGGGTTCGAGAACACGTATGCCTTTACCGTTCGGGAGGATCTTGCCAAGGCCAAAGGGTACGAGACGATATCCGACATCCAAGCAGATGCGTCTACGATGCGTCTTGGCGTCGATACGTCATGGCTTGAACGTCCCACGGACGGATATCCCGCATTCTCGAAGTATTACGGCATTACGTTCGGCAAGACGTATCCGATGGAATTAAGCCTCGTGTATAACGCGGTTGCCCAAAATCAAGTCGATATCGTGCTTGCTTATTCCACCGACTCGCGCCTAAAGGCGTATAACCTGAAAACATTGAAGGATGACAAGCAATTCTTCCCGCCTTACGACGCTTCGCCTGTAATTCGAAACGATGCCGCGAAGAAGTATCCGGAAGCGGTGAAAGCCGTATCGGCGCTGATCGGAACGATCGATGCGCAGACGATGATCGGTCTTAACTACGAGGTCGATATCGAGAAAAAAAGCGAACGCGAAGTCGCCATCGCTTACTTGAAGCGAGTCGGCTTGCTTAAGTCATAG
- a CDS encoding WG repeat-containing protein has protein sequence MAAYEPQLIQIAAAHLPSGAELAMMDQPYACAAVCAADMNGDRIPEVAAVYRSNGELYLLVLAFRDGAWTELQTLKGVGGGVTHLSAMPITRAGSPNLIVGWRIDAAMSKLSVYELTRNGIRDAASPDMCFTAMEAMDMPGLQGVDGKAELALWSGAGSGAYQVEVLRWTNGAFLPAPDVYGYYFPKVALYYEQLTRQYPNSPFYWHCLAEAQFRAGMFPPALASIRQALDCVQPPSREAMLDLERSIRSALEPIHTIHANNEIDTLHTTHINNTIHRIDGANTAEPIEDARAIYLYPASLKTTTGTRWGYIDRSGRMAIPTRFSDAMDFQPNGLAVAAERGKYGLIDASAAYVVKPVYDSIGTFSEGRATVIDAEGFKLIDEKGNVVTKRAYPFIADMHDGRSLYYVMTDGGDNGGESKYGYLDAQGNEAIPAQFPEANDFHQGKAVVKIKDNTYALIGKDGRTSATFEHAYVGPLGDGLLAFQNDLAGKYGYINERGDIVLQPAFTSAFPFHNGRAIVNTAEDFKSKYGVINKRGTYVVQPGYNDIRDLGQDRFALGRAIDPEQPFIGSRFAIADWNGKRLTDFLFHDVSDFKNGLASATDGRQTYLIDRGGKPASGYPRVNGSGTLTVEAGGLIKAFIDQRLSYLARDGRIVWKQNTLIPLRPPYLVKELKYKPNPDYLVYFPQIDGMTDQAAQREANDKLKVMSQVKPIPPNQQLDYTYSGDFEVSFYKQQLLQLELTGYNFPFGAAHGMPTKTYAIIHLTNGRMFELKDLFKAGSDYVQVLSDIVGKQIKEDPQYSYVFPDTYKGIQPDQPFFVTENALHLYFQPYEIGPYAAGFPTFTIPFTQIGKIIDTEGEFWKSFHA, from the coding sequence ATGGCTGCTTACGAGCCTCAGCTCATACAGATTGCTGCCGCCCACTTGCCAAGCGGAGCGGAACTGGCAATGATGGATCAACCCTATGCATGCGCAGCGGTCTGCGCGGCGGATATGAACGGCGACAGGATACCGGAAGTCGCGGCGGTTTATCGTTCGAACGGAGAGCTCTATCTGCTCGTATTGGCATTCCGCGATGGGGCATGGACGGAATTGCAGACCTTGAAAGGCGTAGGCGGCGGCGTTACGCATCTGTCCGCGATGCCGATCACCCGCGCGGGCTCGCCTAATCTGATCGTCGGCTGGCGGATCGATGCCGCGATGTCGAAGCTGTCCGTCTACGAGCTGACGAGAAACGGAATCCGGGACGCAGCTTCCCCGGATATGTGCTTCACCGCGATGGAAGCGATGGATATGCCCGGTCTGCAGGGCGTCGACGGCAAAGCGGAGCTCGCGCTCTGGTCGGGAGCCGGCAGCGGGGCGTACCAAGTGGAGGTGCTGCGCTGGACGAACGGTGCTTTCCTGCCCGCTCCGGACGTGTACGGCTATTATTTTCCGAAGGTCGCTCTTTATTACGAGCAGCTGACGAGGCAATATCCGAACAGTCCGTTCTACTGGCATTGCCTGGCCGAAGCGCAGTTTCGCGCCGGGATGTTCCCGCCCGCATTGGCGTCGATCCGTCAAGCGCTCGACTGCGTGCAGCCCCCGTCGCGCGAAGCGATGCTCGATCTGGAGCGGAGTATTCGATCGGCGCTCGAACCGATCCATACGATCCATGCAAACAATGAAATCGATACGCTCCATACGACTCATATAAACAATACAATCCATAGGATCGACGGGGCGAATACGGCCGAGCCGATCGAGGACGCGAGAGCCATCTACTTATACCCGGCATCGCTCAAGACGACGACGGGCACCCGATGGGGATACATCGACCGCAGCGGCAGGATGGCTATCCCGACGCGTTTCAGCGATGCGATGGACTTCCAGCCGAACGGTCTTGCGGTCGCAGCGGAACGCGGGAAGTACGGGCTGATCGATGCTTCGGCTGCCTACGTCGTGAAGCCCGTCTATGATTCTATCGGTACCTTCTCCGAAGGACGGGCGACCGTTATCGACGCAGAGGGCTTCAAGCTGATCGACGAGAAAGGCAATGTCGTCACGAAGCGAGCGTATCCGTTCATTGCCGACATGCACGATGGCCGGTCGCTCTATTATGTAATGACCGATGGCGGTGATAACGGCGGCGAGAGCAAATACGGTTACTTGGATGCGCAAGGCAATGAAGCGATTCCGGCTCAATTTCCGGAAGCGAACGATTTTCACCAAGGCAAAGCTGTCGTGAAAATCAAAGACAACACGTATGCGCTGATCGGCAAAGACGGCCGGACCAGCGCTACGTTCGAGCACGCCTACGTCGGGCCGCTTGGAGACGGACTGCTGGCTTTCCAGAACGATCTGGCCGGGAAATACGGCTATATCAACGAGCGCGGGGATATCGTCCTCCAGCCGGCATTCACGTCGGCGTTTCCGTTCCATAACGGACGGGCGATCGTGAATACGGCGGAAGACTTCAAATCGAAATACGGCGTCATCAATAAACGGGGCACGTACGTCGTGCAGCCCGGCTATAACGATATTCGGGATCTGGGTCAGGATCGCTTCGCGCTCGGACGCGCGATTGATCCCGAGCAGCCGTTCATCGGTTCGCGGTTTGCCATCGCGGACTGGAACGGCAAACGATTGACGGATTTCCTGTTTCACGACGTATCCGACTTTAAGAACGGTCTCGCTTCCGCGACGGACGGCAGACAGACCTATCTCATCGATCGCGGCGGCAAGCCGGCTTCGGGTTATCCCCGCGTCAACGGGAGCGGCACGCTGACCGTCGAGGCCGGCGGATTGATCAAGGCATTCATCGATCAGCGGCTGTCCTACTTGGCGCGCGACGGACGGATCGTCTGGAAGCAGAACACCCTTATTCCGCTGCGGCCGCCTTATTTGGTAAAGGAGCTGAAATACAAGCCGAATCCGGATTATCTCGTCTATTTCCCGCAAATCGACGGCATGACGGACCAAGCGGCGCAGCGCGAAGCGAACGACAAACTGAAGGTCATGTCGCAAGTGAAGCCCATTCCGCCCAATCAGCAGCTCGATTACACGTACAGCGGCGATTTCGAAGTCTCGTTCTACAAGCAGCAGCTGCTCCAGCTCGAGCTAACCGGTTATAACTTCCCGTTCGGCGCGGCGCACGGCATGCCGACGAAGACCTATGCGATCATTCATTTAACGAACGGACGCATGTTCGAATTGAAAGATTTGTTCAAGGCGGGCAGCGATTACGTTCAAGTCCTGAGCGATATCGTCGGCAAGCAGATCAAGGAGGATCCGCAATATTCGTACGTCTTCCCGGATACGTATAAAGGCATTCAGCCGGATCAGCCGTTCTTCGTCACCGAGAATGCGCTCCATCTCTACTTCCAGCCGTACGAGATCGGGCCGTACGCCGCAGGGTTTCCGACCTTTACGATTCCTTTCACGCAAATCGGGAAAATCATCGATACGGAAGGCGAGTTCTGGAAGTCTTTTCACGCCTGA
- the deoD gene encoding purine-nucleoside phosphorylase — MSIHINANPGDIAETILLPGDPLRAQYIAENFLEDARCYNQVRGMFGFTGTYKGQRISVQGTGMGVPSISIYVNELLREYGVKQLIRVGTCGGIQQDVKVRDVVMAMSATTDSSANQLLFPGFSFAPHADFDLLQRAYRASQERQLSVKVGNILTADTFYRESMEPVKKLAEYGVLAVEMESSALYTLAARYKAKALSILTVSDHLFSGETDTTAEERQTTFNDMIYVALEAAIQTS, encoded by the coding sequence ATGAGTATACATATTAACGCAAACCCGGGCGATATCGCCGAAACGATCCTTTTGCCCGGAGACCCTCTGCGCGCGCAATACATTGCGGAGAATTTCCTGGAGGACGCGCGCTGCTACAACCAGGTGCGAGGCATGTTCGGCTTTACGGGCACGTATAAAGGCCAACGGATTTCCGTTCAAGGGACGGGGATGGGCGTACCGTCGATTTCGATTTACGTCAATGAACTGCTGCGCGAGTACGGCGTGAAGCAGTTGATTCGCGTCGGAACGTGCGGCGGCATTCAGCAGGACGTGAAGGTGCGCGACGTGGTCATGGCCATGTCGGCCACGACGGATTCGAGCGCCAATCAGCTGCTGTTCCCCGGGTTCAGCTTTGCGCCGCATGCGGATTTCGATTTGCTGCAGCGCGCCTATCGCGCGAGCCAGGAACGTCAGCTTTCGGTTAAGGTCGGCAATATCTTGACGGCGGATACGTTCTATCGCGAAAGCATGGAACCCGTGAAGAAGTTAGCCGAGTACGGCGTCTTGGCAGTGGAAATGGAAAGCTCCGCTCTCTACACGCTTGCCGCTCGTTACAAAGCCAAAGCATTGTCCATCCTCACGGTAAGCGACCATCTGTTCAGCGGCGAAACCGACACGACGGCCGAAGAACGTCAAACGACCTTCAACGATATGATCTATGTCGCGCTGGAGGCGGCGATTCAAACGTCTTAA
- a CDS encoding heavy metal-binding domain-containing protein — MLVVTTENIAGHRIERVLGHTFGVTVRSRGIGGNVTAAFRSLVGGEIKEYTEMIEDARKAAIDRMIKNAHAMGANAIVMMRFDSGEIGQTMSEIVAYGTAVVVEKE; from the coding sequence ATGCTCGTCGTCACGACAGAGAACATCGCCGGTCATCGCATCGAACGCGTCTTGGGCCATACCTTCGGCGTAACCGTAAGAAGCCGCGGTATCGGCGGCAATGTCACGGCTGCTTTCCGCAGCTTGGTTGGAGGCGAAATCAAGGAATATACCGAGATGATCGAGGATGCGCGCAAAGCAGCGATCGACCGGATGATCAAGAACGCCCATGCCATGGGGGCGAACGCGATCGTCATGATGCGGTTCGATTCGGGGGAAATCGGTCAGACGATGTCCGAAATCGTGGCCTACGGGACGGCGGTCGTCGTAGAGAAGGAGTAA
- a CDS encoding ABC transporter permease, which produces MLVDYWTFLQDRYADILHALGQHLAISLTAIVLGTIVAVPLGIALVYNQIKWINGIVFFVANLLQTVPSLALLAVLIPLMGIGTKPAIVALLLYTIMPILRNTYDGFESVDRNVLESARGMGYGTMQRVLLVQLPLSLPYIMSGVRVTMVYIISWATLATLIGAGGLGQLIVSGMAVNKPELIVTGALGAILLALIVDYLLGLLERWLTGRFGGAKRMTI; this is translated from the coding sequence ATGCTAGTTGATTATTGGACGTTCTTGCAGGATCGCTACGCCGACATTCTCCACGCGCTGGGCCAGCATTTGGCCATATCGCTGACCGCGATCGTACTAGGCACGATCGTCGCGGTACCGCTCGGTATCGCGCTCGTGTACAACCAGATCAAATGGATCAACGGCATCGTCTTCTTCGTGGCCAATTTGCTGCAAACCGTGCCGAGCTTGGCGCTTCTCGCCGTTCTTATACCGCTGATGGGGATCGGTACCAAGCCCGCGATCGTCGCCTTGCTGCTGTACACGATCATGCCGATTCTTCGAAATACGTATGATGGCTTCGAGTCCGTGGACCGCAATGTGCTCGAATCGGCGAGAGGAATGGGGTACGGAACGATGCAGCGCGTCTTGCTCGTCCAGCTGCCCCTCTCGCTGCCCTATATCATGTCGGGCGTCAGGGTGACGATGGTATACATCATCAGCTGGGCGACGCTCGCGACCTTGATCGGAGCGGGAGGCTTGGGTCAACTGATCGTATCGGGCATGGCGGTCAACAAACCCGAACTCATCGTTACGGGAGCCTTAGGGGCCATTCTGCTCGCTTTGATCGTGGATTATCTGCTTGGCTTGCTTGAAAGATGGTTGACCGGGCGGTTCGGCGGGGCAAAACGAATGACGATCTGA